The genomic segment TGTGGCtctaaaaaggaaagagaaagtctGGTGGTTCGGGGGAAAGACTTAGCATATTTTGCCATGaataatacacttttttttttgcgcaaatttttgagggaaaaataaggatgagcattatacatgggtagtactaattccgtaccTATATactgtaaaatgaaaggtttttttcctgaaagtttgggccaaaaatgtgagtGCGCATTAtgcatgggagcacattatattTTTCCTGCAGGGAAAAGGATGCTAGTATTCTCAGCTGTGAAATAGGGATAATGTTAATGGTCACCTCAAGAGCTTTTAATGGAAGCAAATAAGGTGACAGATATGAGAGAATTTTGTAGGCTGTGTGGCACTGGTTGGGGGGCCTGTAAATAGATGGGAAGAGCCATAGCTACTGAGGTTTGGGGGAACTAATTGTCCATCCTCCCACGCCCAGGTCAGTGAGTATGCACATGCCACTGAAGATCAGGATAACCAGGTCCTGGAAATGAACCATGCCCTGAAGTTCAGGAATCCTACTGCCCTTGCTGCTTCCTATGAGTCCCCAGCCTTCAATCTGCTCCGCCTGGAGCTGGAGGGAGCACAGGAGTTGGCAGCCCAGCTTAAGGCTAACGGAAGGGTTAGTGCAGCTGGGGACCTCCTCTACCAACTCCAGAGCCAGGTATGTGGATGGATTTAAGcatctctctcccttgccctggctggtgtggctcagtggattgagtgacaacctgtgaaccaaagggttgctggttcaattcctgatcagaagatatgcctgggttgtgggccagctctccAGTgtggggtacatgagaggcaaccacacattgatgtttcccctcactctttctccctctattcccctctctctaaaaataaaataaataagatcttaaaaaaaaaattctctcctctttctagcCCTTGTCTCATCTAATTGTAAATTTGAATTTCCAAAATCACTTCTTTCTGGAGAAGAAGACCCTGAGCTGAGAAATGTGGGATCCTGAGTTCAACTCTTAAGAACACTCAGTGACCCACATTCCTGGCATCTCATTTCCATAGGTGGCTAATGCCAGCTTCACACTCAAGCTTCTGGCTGACTCTGACCAGCGCAGCTTCCGCACTCTCCGCCAGGAGGTGGATGTCCTTGAGAGCCGGCTAAGCGAGtgtgagagggagaaggagaaagaagaggccTCCAGAAACTCCAGCCCATTCCTGCCCCCGGGTGAGGTCTCAGATTAAATTTTCCAAGATCTCATCTCCCCAAGGACAGGGTTGGGCATGTAGGGTTGGCTATGGTGTACTGAGGGGTGGGCAGTAAAGATCTTGATGTAGAGTAAGTCTTTTATTCCCTTGTTTGGTGTATCATTAAAGGATGCAGACCAAGAATGGTATACTCTCACACATTGGCATACCCACATACATAGACAAGTAAATACACCCACAATCAGACATATGCACTGGTCTCTATTCAGGCACAGTCACACATGCTTATACATACACTTGTATAAGCACTCAGGTACATGGACATACACTCAAATGCACATATGGTTATTATACTTTCGTACTCTGCTCTCTGTGGGTCATGTGCTTCACACCGAGTTCATACCTTGCCTGCTCTCTTCTCTAGGCTCTTGTGCCCACGGAGGCCTCCAGAAAGTCAGCAGACCCCTTGTGGTGCAGCTTAATTGGAGAGGCTTCTCTTACAAGGCAGGGGCCTGGGGTCGAGACTCAGCCACCAACTCATCCTCTTCCCTCTACTGGGTGGCCCCTCTGCGTACAGATGGAAGGTGAGTccagaatgttttttcttctgcaGCCAGGTTCATTCCAAATATTCCCTAAGCTACCCTAACAGGTTTCCTGTTGGTCCCATCCCAGCTTCTTCTATTTCAGGTGCACGCCTGGGAAAACTTAGTCTAGGCCTGACAGGTTACTTCCTAGTGCTCCTCTCATGGGTTAAGGATGGTCCAGATGGCCCTAATCTTCCTTTACAAATTCACTGTCTAAAATTTCCTGTCCCATCTAATCTAGAACTGGTTCTGTTCAAGCCTGATCTCATCTCCAGAATAAATTCTTCTATACCTGAGCCTCAGAATCCTACCTTCTGCTCAGAAAAAATTCAGAGGATAAACTTGGCCATACTTGACACTTGGAGTCAAACAGATCTGAGATTGATTCTCAATGCTGCCACTTAAGCTAAGTGACCTTGTGAATTAACATCTCAGACCCATTCTCAGCcagctgtaaaatgagaatatcaCATAAGATTATATAAAAAAGTGTAAATGATATAGTAGGTGCAGAAAAATTTTTGCTAAAGAATGGCTAAATGAATCAATGAGTAGACTAATGCGCTCATCAATAAACTGGCAGTCTGTCTAGGAAGGGAGATGCAACTCCCAGACCAGGTGTTTGAAGTGAGTACAGACTCAGTGTGATGTAGACTCGATTGAGTAGGAGGTCATGGGAGGAAGGGATGAATGTGGGTTGAACTAGTCATTGAAGAACCCCAGTTGAAACTTATCTAAGAATGATGAGCTCTCTGCTGATAATAATGCTCCCCAATTTCTATAGATATTTTGTAGCACACAAAACACATTTGCtcgctttttctttttaagccctCTCAGAATCTCTGTGGGTAAGGCAGGTCTTACTGCCCAATATTAAGAGATGGCAATACTTACAAGTGAGAAATAATTTAAGAGACTTTCCAAAGTTACCTTCTGAATCCAGCTTCAGAACTCTGTCTTACTACAGGGCATCTGTGCCTCAATGGCAGATGGAAGGCAATGAAGTCTAAGAAAAGATTAcccataaataagaaaaagaaaaatggctacCACTTGTTCATTACTTACTTTGAAATGAATgctttagtaattattttatttgcattatctTAGTCCTGACAAggaggtaacttttttttttttacaaattttacttATGAGTTGAGTAACCTAGAGCCAATTATTTGCTGAGATCCATTCTCCCAGCCTTTGGGGAGAAAACTTATCTGAAAGTTATTTTATGgtaatgaaatgagataatgcagaaaaaacaaaaatatatataaaaaaagaacaaacaaaaagaaaaaaggtcaaaaaagaaaaaccaaaaaaaaagataatgcatATACAGTGCTTAAGTATCATTGCTGTTGGTGTTATTAGTACTACCGatactggggttttttttacaattatttattctCTTGTAGTATATTGTaagtaaaaaagattaaaaatcaatTCTGTTTGATTCCAAAGCCCCCACTATTACTGAGAACATTAGcctgctcattttttaatagcactGTTTCCTTGCTTCTTGCTGTCACCTGCTGATTCTGGTGTGGGGCTTGGCCTAGGTACTTTGACTACTACCGACTGCACAAGTCCTATGATGACCTGGTACTGCTGAAGAACTATGAGCAGTGGAAGATGGGTTATGGTGATGGCAGTGGCAATACAGTGTACAAGAACTTCATGTACTTTAACTACTATGGCACAGGTGAAATGGCCAAGGTGGACCTTTCTTCCAACAGCCTGGTTCTGCGGCGCTCATTGCCAGGTGCCACCTACAACAACCGCTTCTCCTATGCTGGTGTGTCCTGGAAAGACTTAAATTTTGCTGGTGATGAGAAGGGGCTATGGGTGCTCTATGCTACAGAGGAGAGCAAGGGCAACCTGGTTGTGAGTCGCCTCAATCCCAACACCCTAGAAGTGGAGGAAACCTGGCGTACTAGCCAGTACAAGCCAGCTCTGTCAGGGGCCTTCATGGCCTGTGGGGTGCTCTATGCTTTACGTTCTCTGAGCACCCGCCAAGAGGAAATCTTCTATGCTTTTGATACCACCACTGGGCAGGAGCGCCATCTCAGCATCCTGCTGGATAAGATGCTAGAAACACTGCAGAGCATCAACTACTGCCCCTCAGATCACAAGCTATATGTTTACAATGATGGCTACCTGGTCAATTATGACCTCAGCTTCCAGACACTGAAGAGCAGGCTACCAAAGCCACCAGCCAAAAGGCCATCTGGAGCTAAGGCTCCACCCAATGCTGTTAAACCCAATAAGCCCCGCAGGCCTTGAGACCCAATAATAATAACATTGGTAGAAGTATGTCCTCTTCTTCACTCCCCCAAATAGCTATTAGCCTTAATGATTAGTCACATTGATTGTATCTAGTAAGTTCTTTACACTTAATATCTCAATCAGCACATTAAAGTTCTCTTTAATAATGGTCTAAGTGGATTTGATTGAGGTTTGATTGGGAAACAAAATATGGGCTGGAAAACATTACTGTCTCTTTACCAGAATCCTAGAATTGTAGGAActgcaatttaagaaaaaaaattcatattttgtgttttgaaaaCTGTGAATCCAGCTCCTATAATTGTAGGGTTCTGTGAGCTAGGTTTAGAATTGTCTCCGGTCCAGAACCTCTAGTTCCAGTGCCACAGATCCAGGGGAGCTGATCGTTAGATTGAGATGTGTAAGTTCCCTTTTTATCCCCAGCCACCTGTGGGTACCTGGGAGAATAAAGGGCAGTGTCTTGGTGTGAAAATCAATGTTTCACTGCCCTGAATATATCTCACTTTCAAGTACAAGTGGGAGAGGGCTTAGGTCTGAGTCATGCTCTGAGAAGTAAACCACTGATAGCTGAGTATGAAGCACGCCTGACACAGATTGGGGTAGAGGTCCAGGCATTCTAATAAAGAATCCTTTAGTGTGATAGCAGGAGTCTCCTAGACAACTATCTGTAGTTTCTTTGTTCAGCTTCAGCACACTGAGAACAGGGGCCTGGACTCTCTGCTGGACACCTATCTTCATGGTGAACCTACCCTCTAGGCAGGAAAATGGAATGTTCAAGGTTTCAGACCCTGAAGTCTTCACAGTCATACAGATACCAGAATAACCAACACACTGCTTCATACTTATACGTCACacatattcattcaaaaatatatatccaaTTAGACATATGCATTCTCATTGTTGTATATACGGTATTTCCATCCACACCCAAACATCATCGTAAccataaatatgcattttaaccTATTTCCTAACAGAAAATTCATCTGctaccaaaataaaaatcaattaccATCTTCCAAATTTGCATGGAACTGAGAACCTGGCTTTTTAGTTACCTAAACCTGCCGTTAGGAATTTCACTGTTAACAACCTTTATTCTCACCTCTTGGTTTACAGAATTTCTTCCTCTTAAAGCTTCAACAAAAAAGGTAGGCACTTAAGATGAAGCTAGAATAttgaaaaccattaaaaaattctACTGTAATAACACATAGAATAGACCAAATGACAAGCAAATTAGCAATACTTTGCAAGGAACAACTcattaaccttttttttaaaatatatttattgattatgctattacagtggtcccattcccccccccactccactccatcctgcccatcccctccctcccacattccccccctatagttcatgtccatgggtcatacttataagttctttggcttctacatttcctacactattcttaccctccccctgtctattttccacccatcatctatgctatt from the Desmodus rotundus isolate HL8 chromosome 5, HLdesRot8A.1, whole genome shotgun sequence genome contains:
- the LOC112317606 gene encoding olfactomedin-4 isoform X1; this translates as MQPVPALLTTLLLLSLMLPGQPQSIQEKSASSYGNCSQIQPVYKLVRDVPGSVDKNGICHCVAYLPSNLIPLKQLEQLLSTAQELMDKYEQELSRVSEYAHATEDQDNQVLEMNHALKFRNPTALAASYESPAFNLLRLELEGAQELAAQLKANGRVSAAGDLLYQLQSQVANASFTLKLLADSDQRSFRTLRQEVDVLESRLSECEREKEKEEASRNSSPFLPPGSCAHGGLQKVSRPLVVQLNWRGFSYKAGAWGRDSATNSSSSLYWVAPLRTDGRYFDYYRLHKSYDDLVLLKNYEQWKMGYGDGSGNTVYKNFMYFNYYGTGEMAKVDLSSNSLVLRRSLPGATYNNRFSYAGVSWKDLNFAGDEKGLWVLYATEESKGNLVVSRLNPNTLEVEETWRTSQYKPALSGAFMACGVLYALRSLSTRQEEIFYAFDTTTGQERHLSILLDKMLETLQSINYCPSDHKLYVYNDGYLVNYDLSFQTLKSRLPKPPAKRPSGAKAPPNAVKPNKPRRP
- the LOC112317606 gene encoding olfactomedin-4 isoform X2, which gives rise to MQPVPALLTTLLLLSLMLPGQPQLVRDVPGSVDKNGICHCVAYLPSNLIPLKQLEQLLSTAQELMDKYEQELSRVSEYAHATEDQDNQVLEMNHALKFRNPTALAASYESPAFNLLRLELEGAQELAAQLKANGRVSAAGDLLYQLQSQVANASFTLKLLADSDQRSFRTLRQEVDVLESRLSECEREKEKEEASRNSSPFLPPGSCAHGGLQKVSRPLVVQLNWRGFSYKAGAWGRDSATNSSSSLYWVAPLRTDGRYFDYYRLHKSYDDLVLLKNYEQWKMGYGDGSGNTVYKNFMYFNYYGTGEMAKVDLSSNSLVLRRSLPGATYNNRFSYAGVSWKDLNFAGDEKGLWVLYATEESKGNLVVSRLNPNTLEVEETWRTSQYKPALSGAFMACGVLYALRSLSTRQEEIFYAFDTTTGQERHLSILLDKMLETLQSINYCPSDHKLYVYNDGYLVNYDLSFQTLKSRLPKPPAKRPSGAKAPPNAVKPNKPRRP